A genomic stretch from Setaria viridis chromosome 1, Setaria_viridis_v4.0, whole genome shotgun sequence includes:
- the LOC117844287 gene encoding uncharacterized protein, with amino-acid sequence MEGNNGHSSSKSLERVLSRKAMQVGSSAPCKIWVTGFLCGVCIMYLFGVALPPLRVPQSRSVYPPLQRAILWNFTMTEHDGAATTDELASAQEKIEEQDRNEHTTEARMVQLYNAWSTMLNATGDEVLKSSDVPQPPHLDDCRLNAERYKRFDNYGDNGTFPHWTLWKGSLELELLNQKYSENANQYRQYPPWIVGSDEENYPLTRQVQRDIWIHQHPPNCSDPSLRFLVADWERLPGFGIGAQLAGMAGVLAIAMKEKRILVTNYYNRADHNGCHGASRSSWSCYFFIEASSDCRKRAFELMQSKASWAKGLVKVKENYTSKQIWVGRIPRMWGEPWKYLQPTTEIKGRLITNHRKMDRRWWIAQATRYLMRFPTEYMCGLLNVARHSAFGFEAAKLVLESIQNDSPKVGTTRTKSEIERFVWSVHKPYIPRPLLSMHVRMGDKACEMAVVGFEEYMELAGKLRKQFPSLKNIWLSTEMQEVIDKTEFYPGWNFYFTNVARQGGNMTMALYEASLGRETSTNYPLVNFMMATEADFFIGALGSTWCYLIDGMRNTGGKVMSGYLSVNKDRFW; translated from the exons ATGGAGGGTAATAATggccacagcagcagcaagagccTTGAGAGGGTGCTATCCAGGAAGGCTATGCAGGTTGGGAGCTCTGCTCCCTGTAAAATCTGGGTGACGGGCTTCCTCTGCGGCGTCTGCATTATGTATCTGTTCGGTGTTGCTCTGCCTCCACTCCGAGTCCCCCAGAGCCGATCAGTCTATCCACCGCTGCAGCGCGCAATCCTCTGGAATTTTACAATGACTGAACATG ACGGGGCTGCAACAACAGATGAGTTGGCTTCTGCACAAGAGAAGATAGAGGAACAAGATAGAAATGAGCACACCACTGAAGCTAGAATGGTGCAACTGTACAATGCTTGGAGCACTATGCTCAACGCTACCGGTGATGAAGTTCTGAAAAGTTCAGACGTCCCGCAGCCACCTCATCTGGATGACTGCAGGCTTAATGCAGAAAGATATAAACGATTTGACAACTACGGCGATAATGGCACATTTCCTCATTGGACATTATGGAAAGGATCACTTGAGCTTGAACTTTTGAACCAAAAATACTCAGAAAATGCAAATCAGTATAGACAATATCCTCCCTGG ATTGTAGGATCTGATGAAGAAAACTACCCATTGACCAGACAAGTACAGAGAGATATATGGATTCATCAGCATCCTCCAAACTGCAGCGATCCAAGCTTGAGGTTTCTTGTTGCAGATTGGGAGAGGCTACCTGGATTTGGTATTGGTGCACAACTTGCTGGAATGGCAGGAGTTCTTGCCATTGCCATGAAAGAGAAAAGGATTCTGGTTACAAACTACTATAACCGGGCTGATCACAACGGTTGCCATG GTGCTTCAAGATCTAGTTGGTCTTGTTACTTTTTTATCGAGGCATCTTCAGACTGCCGCAAGCGGGCTTTTGAGCTCATGCAGAGCAAAGCCTCTTGGGCCAAGGGATTGGTAAAAGTGAAGGAGAACTATACCTCCAAGCAAATATGGGTTGGACGTATACCTAG AATGTGGGGGGAGCCATGGAAATATTTGCAACCGACAACAGAGATAAAGGGGAGACTGATCACAAATCATCGTAAAATGGATAGAAGATGGTGGATAGCCCAG GCCACAAGGTACCTAATGAGGTTTCCAACAGAGTACATGTGCGGACTACTGAATGTGGCTAGGCACTCTGCATTTGGTTTCGAAGCAGCAAAGTTGGTTCTAGAAAGTATTCAGAATGACTCACCAAAG GTTGGCACTACTAGAACTAAATCTGAAATAGAACGGTTTGTGTGGTCAGTCCACAAACCATATATACCTCGGCCTCTTCTCAGTATGCATGTAAGGATGGGAGACAAAGCTTGTGAAATGGCAGTGGTTGGCTTTGAGGAATACATGGAGCTCGCTGGCAAGCTCCGCAAACAGTTTCCAAGTCTGAAGAACATCTGGCTTTCTACTGAAATGCAG GAAGTTATTGATAAAACTGAATTTTACCCTGGTTGGAATTTCTACTTCACGAATGTGGCACGCCAAGGTGGTAATATGACCATGGCACTGTATGAGGCCAGTTTGGGCCGTGAGACTAGCACAAACTACCCTCTTGTCAATTTCATGATGGCCACTGAAGCAGATTTCTTCATTGGAGCCCTGGGATCAACATGGTGCTACCTCATTGATGGAATGAGAAACACCGGAGGAAAGGTAATGTCCGGCTATCTATCGGTGAACAAGGACCGGTTTTGGTAA
- the LOC117841513 gene encoding uncharacterized protein, which translates to MAESGDSSPHSAAATDDTHHEGSDASAAAAAAAPPLPPAKVRLMVSYGGRIQPRPHDNQLAYVNGETKILSLERPLRFADFAARLAALAGNMGDICIKYQLPGEDLDALVSVTNDEDLEHLVLEYDRLHLLRPAPGSGGGSNRGSTLRLRVFLFPVQSPPPPPPPAGLLEPKAERHWFVEALNTIPQPKQETSPSPVPAQQSPPQQKQESVFAQQSSPPQAKHETVFVQQPPPQTVLQMAPPQPHMVLAAASPDYLFGLDNGFVPPPAVKVKDPAGDPPTVRENVPVELPAKNDDRHPNPAGDHVAVSPVVSPAEFQRQIQELEKLQVADNATHQPPPASASAPAAAPAPAPAPAALPRNGSDDSLTRAYPPATATPPANADYYLPKFPEKPPVPPPSSAPPATAYLQVPGRYTSVAPGSGADHAPVFFIPAPHGYFAATASPGATSFPAMYAVAPPNANANGNGSAPSAAVSNATAYAPAPQVAYDSNGRAIYYTSMLPQYPSAVNGMSAAGAVLGTEPAKPVAVKPTVS; encoded by the coding sequence atggccgaaTCCGGCGACTCGTCCCCGCACTCCGCCGCGGCCACGGACGACACGCACCACGAGGGCTCGgacgcctccgcggcggcggcggcggcggcgccgccgctcccgccggcgaAGGTGCGGCTGATGGTGAGCTACGGGGGGCGCATCCAGCCGCGGCCCCACGACAACCAGCTCGCGTACGTCAACGGCGAGACCAAGATCCTGTCGCTCGAGAGGCCACTCCGCTTCGCCGACTtcgccgcgcgcctcgccgcgctcgccgggAACATGGGGGACATCTGCATCAAGTACCAGCTGCCGGGGGAGGACCTCGACGCGCTCGTCTCCGTCACCAACGACGAGGATCTGGAGCACCTCGTCCTCGAGTACGACCGCCTCCACCTGCTCCGCCCCGCGccaggctccggcggcggctccaaCCGTGGATCCACGCTCCggctcagggtcttcctcttccccgtccagtcgcccccgccgccgccgccgccggccggcctcctcgAGCCCAAGGCGGAGCGCCACTGGTTCGTCGAGGCGCTCAACACCATCCCGCAACCCAAGCAGGAGACGTCTCCGTCGCCAGTCCCCGCGCAGCAGTCGCCGCCGCAGCAGAAGCAGGAGTCGGTGTTCGCGCAGcagtcgtcgccgccgcaggcgaAGCACGAGACGGTGTTCGTTCAGCAGCCGCCACCGCAGACGGTGCTGCAGATGGCGCCGCCCCAGCCGCACATGGTGCTAGCGGCGGCGAGCCCCGACTACCTGTTCGGCCTCGACAACGGCTTCGTGCCTCCCCCGGCGGTGAAGGTGAAGGACCCTGCTGGCGATCCTCCGACGGTGAGGGAGAACGTCCCCGTCGAGTTACCCGCCAAAAACGACGACCGCCATCCCAACCCCGCGGGTGACCACGTCGCTGTCTCCCCCGTCGTCTCACCTGCCGAGTTCCAGCGCCAGATCCAGGAGCTCGAGAAGCTGCAGGTCGCCGACAACGCCACCCACCAACCACCTCCCGCCTCGGCAtctgctccggccgccgcccccgccccggcacccgctcccgccgccctcccgaGGAACGGCAGCGACGACTCCCTGACCCGCGCGTAccctcccgccaccgccaccccacCCGCCAACGCGGACTACTACCTTCCAAAGTTCCCGGAGAAGCCCCCAGTTCCACCGCCGTCATCCGCCCCTCCCGCGACGGCCTACCTGCAGGTGCCGGGCAGGTATACATCCGTCGCCCCTGGCTCCGGCGCGGACCATGCCCCCGTCTTCTTCATCCCGGCGCCCCATGGCtacttcgccgccaccgcctccccagGTGCGACCTCCTTCCCCGCCATGTACGCCGTCGCGCCACCCAATGCCAACGCCAACGGGAACGGCTCCGCCCCCTCGGCCGCGGTGTCAAACGCGACGGCCTACGCCCCTGCCCCGCAGGTTGCGTATGACAGCAATGGCCGCGCCATCTACTACACCAGCATGCTGCCCCAGTATCCTTCTGCTGTCAATGGCATGTCGGCGGCGGGTGCAGTGCTCGGCACAGAGCCCGCGAAGCCGGTGGCAGTGAAGCCGACCGTCTCCtga